The bacterium genome contains the following window.
TTGAAGAAGGAATTGATATAGCTATGAATAAGTTTAATTAGGAGTTAGGATTTATGTTTAACGAATTTTTCGCTATGGTGAAAAAATTACTCTTACTCTCGCTTATTTTTGGTCTCAGTAGCTGTGCTCATACCCCAATACGGACTCTACCAGAACATATTACTTCTATTTCTATCCCTATCTTTACTAATCAAACATTTCAATATGGGTTAGAAGAGATTATCACGAATATGGTCATAGAGGAATTTATCCGTGATGGTAGATTAAATGTTGTGGATAAAAAATTGGCTCAGGCTGAATTAAAAGGGGAAATTAACCACTTCGAGAGAATCCCTTTTTCCTACGACAAAGAAGGTAATATTGCTAAATACAAGATAACTATTGAGGTAAGTTTTGGACTTACGGACTTAACTGAGAATAAACCTTTGTGGGATGAAGAATGGGAGGAAACAATATTGTATATTCCGTCCACTTCACCTTATGAACCAGGGGATTTTGACATTACCTCTGAACAGGAGGCAATTTATAAAGCCCTTTCAAAAATCGCATATTATCTCGTGAGCATAACAATTAAAAGATAAGTAATGCTGAACGGGGACGATAAAATGGTAAACTTAAATGAATTCTGAAGAATATCGACCAATAAATTATCAAACTATTCTTGTATGGCTTAATCAAAGAAAGATAGCCCAAACCTACCTATTTTTAGGAGAAGAGGAATATCAAAAAGAAGAAATCATCGCGCGATTAAAAAAGATTACTTTTCCTACACCAGAATCTATGGAATTTAACTATGATATTTTTTATGGAGACCAAACAGATGCCTCAACTATCATTGGTGTAGCCAACAGTTTCCCAATGTTGCATAATTGGCGGATGATTGTGGTGAAAAATGTTGATTCTTTATCTAGCCAGGGTAAGAACTTACTGGCTACTTATGCGGAAAATCCAGCCCCTTTTACGCGACTTATCCTTTTAGCCAATGAATTGCAACCCCAACATTCACTTTACAAAACAGTGGTTAACAAAGGCACAATCGTTGTTTTCTATCCGCTCTTTGATAATCAAGCCCTAACATGGATTCAATCACAAACTTACCAGCGAGGGAAAAAGACAATTTCTACTCAAGCCGCTAACTTACTTATCCAACGAGCTGGCACTAATCTTAATATTTTAAATACAGAATTGGATAAATTACTTCTTTATGTCGGAAATAAACCAACAATTGAAGAGAATGATATTCTGAAGGCATCTTTAGGCTTTCATGAGGAAAATGTCTTTTCTTTAATAAATGCTATTGGCTATCGAAAAAAGGCTCAATCATTAGCGATTTTCAAACAACTCTGCAATCAGGGGGAGGAACTTTTACCTATTTTGTATCTGATTACAAGGCATTTCAGACTTCTCTGGCAGGCA
Protein-coding sequences here:
- a CDS encoding LptE family protein, coding for MFNEFFAMVKKLLLLSLIFGLSSCAHTPIRTLPEHITSISIPIFTNQTFQYGLEEIITNMVIEEFIRDGRLNVVDKKLAQAELKGEINHFERIPFSYDKEGNIAKYKITIEVSFGLTDLTENKPLWDEEWEETILYIPSTSPYEPGDFDITSEQEAIYKALSKIAYYLVSITIKR
- the holA gene encoding DNA polymerase III subunit delta, translated to MNSEEYRPINYQTILVWLNQRKIAQTYLFLGEEEYQKEEIIARLKKITFPTPESMEFNYDIFYGDQTDASTIIGVANSFPMLHNWRMIVVKNVDSLSSQGKNLLATYAENPAPFTRLILLANELQPQHSLYKTVVNKGTIVVFYPLFDNQALTWIQSQTYQRGKKTISTQAANLLIQRAGTNLNILNTELDKLLLYVGNKPTIEENDILKASLGFHEENVFSLINAIGYRKKAQSLAIFKQLCNQGEELLPILYLITRHFRLLWQAKELQEQGKILTQIAQILNIKFKKQQTAIWEQIKLFSYEELRQIFELLLQTDLSLKSCDYRTHPLVIELLIFKTCKG